The proteins below are encoded in one region of Coffea arabica cultivar ET-39 chromosome 4c, Coffea Arabica ET-39 HiFi, whole genome shotgun sequence:
- the LOC113739962 gene encoding uncharacterized protein: protein MILNLHLAPFATVILNRRPTFTGFQTPFIQLRLSPLQFSWERAGIISFSPAPLNTSTTDNFKATSTEDEEDEEAVKTTEPSATPVRIVLVGENSVSPLKSSPWLDVMLHTAKRLKWVDEAYDMLVFSDGLLKSTDKTMENLHQGLRNADILLIVAVTNQESVEWVQANSVNVPSILCFESSPMLRYKLGGSSNFPIKKKTESTKIVQTVSEAWDRHNLDDIRFCLLVVINAYIRPVPILKNLRAKGFSTLNCMVKNCGPQILNCLLDPNCRKALQCLNKCSPVDQVCNYRCIASYESPCLEEFSLCVLQKNNCLELDAKIPEKPSVPPMIKFRGDNLSHETAEDLFVAWLGKLDWSWRVIAGQNPAYDQFPCQYQLFYRGKARGSFWFEPIFQVRTLEGDLVWRRRKYRVRRGKVPATFHFSVLDNGVVSNEFWTIVDVSDDFSWGLFHYHGAARVAGQSYTGAVLVSPDGMYPDETQRQRLFSALDRCDIKEWELSNVDNLSCPNPPLGLPEGSRLHSKIEPEDMKA, encoded by the exons ATGATTCTCAATCTTCATCTGGCGCCATTTGCAACGGTCATTCTCAACCGCCGGCCAACTTTCACCGGATTCCAGACTCCGTTCATCCAGCTCCGGCTATCCCCCCTTCAGTTCAGCTGGGAAAGAGCAGGCATCATCTCATTCTCCCCTGCTCCTCTAAACACTAGCACTACTGATAATTTCAAAGCTACTTCTActgaagatgaagaagatgaagaagctGTGAAAACAACGGAGCCAAGTGCTACTCCGGTGAGAATAGTACTGGTAGGAGAAAACAGCGTCAGCCCTCTCAAGTCCTCGCCTTGGTTGGACGTCATGCTTCATACT GCCAAAAGATTAAAATGGGTTGATGAAGCGTATGATATGCTGGTATTTAGTGACGGACTCCTCAAATCAACTGATAAAACCATGGAAAATCTTCATCAGGGATTAAGGAATGCAGATATTTTACTGATTGTTGCTGTCACTAATCAAGAATCTGTTGAATGGGTTCAAGCAAATAGTGTAAACGTCCCAAGCATCTTATGCTTTGAGTCCTCTCCAATGTTGAGGTACAAACTTGGAGGATCA AGCAATTTCCCAATCAAAAAGAAAACTGAATCAACCAAAATAGTCCAAACTGTATCTGAGGCTTGGGACAGGCATAATTTAGATGATATCAGGTTCTGTTTGTTAGTTGTAATTAATGCTTACATAAGACCAGTCCCAATATTGAAGAATCTAAGAGCAAAAGGTTTCTCCACCTTAAACTGCATGGTAAAAAATTGTGGCCCTCAGATACTAAACTGTTTATTGGATCCCAACTgcagaaaagctctccaatgcTTGAATAAGTGCAGTCCTGTGGACCAGGTATGCAACTATAGATGTATTGCTTCATATGAGAGTCCATGTCTAGAAGAATTTTCTCTCTGCGTGTTGCAGAAGAATAACTGTTTGGAATTGGATGCCAAGATCCCTGAAAAACCTTCTGTGCCTCCAATGATAAAGTTCCGAGGGGACAATCTATCTCATGAAACAGCTGAGGATCTTTTTGTGGCTTGGTTGGGGAAATTGGACTGGAGTTGGCGAGTCATAGCAGGACAGAACCCAGCCTATGATCAGTTTCCATGCCAGTACCAACTGTTTTATAGAGGAAAGGCTAGAGGATCATTCTGGTTTGAGCCAATATTTCAAGTAAGGACACTTGAGGGGGATTTGGTCTGGAGAAGGCGAAAATACCGAGTTAGAAGAGGAAAAGTTCCAGCAACATTTCACTTCAGTGTCTTGGACAATGGAGTGGTTTCAAATGAGTTCTGGACAATCGTGGACGTCTCTGATGATTTTAGCTGGGGTTTATTCCATTACCATGGAGCTGCTCGAGTTGCAGGACAATCATATACTGGTGCCGTCCTTGTTAGCCCGGATGGCATGTATCCAGATGAGACACAGAGACAAAGGCTGTTTTCAGCATTAGATAGATGTGATATCAAAGAATGGGAGCTCTCCAATGTGGATAATTTGTCATGCCCAAATCCTCCTTTAGGCCTTCCAGAGGGTTCAAGACTGCACAGTAAGATTGAACCTGAAGACATGAAAGCATAA